The region AGCAGGGAAGGCCGATGTTTCAGAAGTTAGCGGATGAGATAGTGAATGCGTATAATGAGACGGGGAATGCGATAAAGAAGAAGTTGGAGATGCACAAGATGGCTGAGGCTAATAAGGCCTTCGCACACTATAGATGGTAGCTTACCCGATATGTTCTGACAGAGTTTAGGATTTTTTGAACCATATCTAGCTAACTACAGCTGGAAGCTTCTAAAGACACCTATACCAACCAAAAAACCTCCCTTTTTTACTTTGACACCTTCGAGGCAA is a window of Brevinematia bacterium DNA encoding:
- a CDS encoding 30S ribosomal protein S7 translates to QGRPMFQKLADEIVNAYNETGNAIKKKLEMHKMAEANKAFAHYRW